The following are from one region of the Endozoicomonas sp. 4G genome:
- a CDS encoding DUF3833 domain-containing protein has translation MDISQYQNNQPKLSLPDFFNGPLTAHGILKNRSGEVIRYFNATLTGSWDEQGVGTLDEDFIFNDGEKQKRIWTFTPDGKGSYLASAGDVKEAVPVKTAGNALFMTYVLNILYKGEPIEVSIDDKMYLVSDHVIINESVMSKFGFNVGYLTLTIIKAGNTPEYPDNSQRGQDSLGQ, from the coding sequence GTGGATATCAGCCAATATCAAAATAACCAACCCAAACTCTCATTACCGGACTTTTTCAATGGTCCTCTGACAGCCCACGGGATTCTGAAGAATCGAAGCGGTGAGGTCATACGCTACTTTAATGCCACTCTAACAGGGAGCTGGGACGAACAGGGTGTCGGCACTCTCGATGAGGATTTTATTTTTAACGACGGTGAAAAACAAAAGCGTATCTGGACATTCACACCGGATGGCAAAGGCAGTTACCTGGCCAGTGCAGGAGACGTAAAGGAAGCAGTCCCGGTGAAAACAGCCGGCAATGCTCTCTTTATGACCTATGTCCTGAACATCCTCTACAAAGGTGAGCCTATAGAAGTGTCGATAGACGACAAAATGTATCTGGTCAGCGATCACGTCATCATCAATGAATCCGTCATGTCCAAGTTCGGTTTCAACGTGGGCTACCTCACCCTGACTATCATCAAAGCCGGGAACACTCCGGAGTATCCAGATAACTCACAGAGAGGTCAGGACTCCCTTGGCCAGTAA
- a CDS encoding DUF2878 domain-containing protein, whose translation MAKGSKSLLALNAVLFQLVWFIAVQGNNRYALLALLFLLVVHFMLMKPDRQELRLIVAVPVVGIVADTLIMNAGWIEYHGTHHFIIPIWLCVLWVAFATTLKHSLNWLFKTFWLPPLMGLLVVPFSYWAGIRLSGSQPLIPMERLLLLEGLFWAVLLTLIGHIERKQEQP comes from the coding sequence ATGGCCAAAGGAAGCAAGAGCTTACTAGCCCTTAACGCTGTGCTGTTCCAGCTGGTTTGGTTTATTGCTGTACAAGGCAATAACCGGTATGCACTATTGGCATTACTCTTCCTGCTCGTTGTCCACTTCATGCTGATGAAACCAGACAGACAAGAGCTACGACTGATCGTTGCCGTGCCAGTCGTCGGTATTGTTGCTGACACCCTGATTATGAATGCAGGATGGATTGAATATCATGGCACTCATCATTTTATCATTCCAATCTGGCTATGCGTTTTATGGGTTGCCTTCGCGACAACTCTGAAACATTCATTAAACTGGCTATTCAAGACCTTCTGGCTACCTCCGTTAATGGGCCTGCTGGTTGTGCCATTCAGTTATTGGGCAGGCATCAGGCTATCAGGGTCTCAGCCTTTGATCCCGATGGAAAGGCTATTGCTGCTGGAAGGTTTGTTCTGGGCGGTTTTATTGACTTTGATTGGCCATATAGAAAGAAAACAGGAGCAACCTTAA
- a CDS encoding ISAs1 family transposase encodes MFLNELTDPRKRASSCEHNFDDVLVIAVCAIICGADTWQDMQEFGEEKEDWFRLFLELPNGIPSHDTFYRIFCMLRPDEFQECFTRWVKSAYPEALDIPDGDAEIIPIDGKVIKGSKGKGKGKKAVLMVSAWSTRLSLVLGQKKVDKKSNEITAVPQLLEAIDLKGCMITADAISCQKSIAETCVNQEADYLLAVKGNQKTLHNDIQTAVEERWNSNPEEPVSDAFFERKNKGHGRHEYRCCWVFDDVSALSTADEWTGIKQFGVVQSDRTIDGKATIALRYYISSKTMTAEGMLNATRQHWEVENSLHWMLDVAFDEDACQTKDECAAENLSTLRCIALNILKADVTSKRSIKTKRKKAGWSNRYLSQLLKSFIVEAK; translated from the coding sequence ATGTTTCTCAACGAGTTGACCGACCCACGTAAGCGAGCTTCTTCCTGCGAGCATAACTTTGACGATGTTCTTGTGATTGCTGTGTGTGCCATCATCTGTGGGGCTGATACATGGCAAGATATGCAAGAGTTCGGTGAAGAAAAAGAAGACTGGTTTCGTTTATTTCTTGAGCTTCCCAATGGTATTCCGTCGCACGACACCTTCTACCGGATTTTTTGCATGCTCAGACCGGATGAATTTCAGGAATGCTTCACCCGGTGGGTAAAATCTGCTTATCCTGAAGCCCTTGATATACCTGATGGTGATGCTGAAATCATTCCAATTGACGGCAAGGTTATCAAGGGTTCCAAGGGAAAAGGCAAGGGTAAAAAAGCAGTCCTCATGGTTAGCGCCTGGAGCACCAGACTGAGTCTGGTCTTAGGGCAAAAAAAGGTTGATAAAAAGTCGAATGAGATAACCGCTGTCCCTCAACTTCTTGAAGCTATCGACTTGAAAGGCTGCATGATTACAGCCGATGCAATCAGCTGCCAAAAAAGTATTGCAGAAACCTGCGTAAACCAGGAGGCAGATTATCTTCTTGCTGTTAAAGGAAACCAAAAAACACTGCACAACGATATTCAAACAGCAGTCGAAGAGCGATGGAATAGCAACCCGGAAGAGCCAGTATCAGATGCATTTTTTGAGCGCAAAAATAAAGGTCATGGTCGTCATGAATATCGCTGCTGCTGGGTTTTTGATGACGTTTCGGCTCTTTCAACAGCTGATGAATGGACAGGAATAAAGCAGTTTGGTGTCGTTCAGTCTGATCGAACAATTGATGGCAAAGCCACGATAGCTCTAAGGTACTACATTTCCAGCAAAACCATGACAGCCGAGGGAATGCTCAATGCAACACGCCAGCACTGGGAAGTGGAAAATAGTCTGCACTGGATGCTGGACGTTGCCTTTGATGAAGATGCTTGTCAAACCAAAGATGAATGCGCTGCTGAAAATCTGTCTACCTTGCGTTGTATTGCCCTAAATATTCTGAAGGCCGACGTTACCAGTAAGAGGAGCATCAAGACAAAGCGTAAAAAGGCTGGGTGGAGCAATAGATACCTGTCTCAGCTATTGAAATCATTCATTGTTGAGGCTAAATGA